One region of Lathamus discolor isolate bLatDis1 chromosome 2, bLatDis1.hap1, whole genome shotgun sequence genomic DNA includes:
- the CEBPD gene encoding CCAAT/enhancer-binding protein delta, with protein sequence MSAAALYSLDSPACYKSWCLEPANFYDAKVGSGGGPGPACKPGARGGCGMSGEEAGGGLGGSGTNLAELSAAAPAMYEDESAIDFSSYIDSMSAVPNLELCNDELFADLFNSNHKPERGGDYGEYLPPGGGAGRDPAKDLGAAMSTLLGAEPRTASSSSSSSSSSSSSSSRGALKQEPDWSDSDLSSSLLPSQIATCAQTIMNLSGQPTPPTSPEPPGSSSPSSCSTRSPGPAAPQQGVPAPPAPAGKERAGKKCVDRFSPEYRQRRERNNIAVRKSRDKAKRRNQEMQQKLLELSAENEKLHKKIEQLTRDLTSLRHFFKQLPSASFLQPGSGTDCR encoded by the coding sequence ATGAGCGCCGCCGCTCTCTACAGCCTGGACTCCCCGGCATGCTATAAGAGCTGGTGCCTGGAGCCCGCCAACTTCTACGACGCCAAGGTGGGCAGCGGCGGCGGGCCCGGTCCCGCCTGCAAGCCGGGGGCCCGCGGCGGCTGCGGGATGAGCGGCGAGGAGGCGGGGGGCGGCCTGGGGGGCAGCGGCACCAACCTGGCGGAGCTGAGCGCCGCCGCCCCGGCCATGTACGAGGACGAGAGCGCCATCGACTTCAGCTCCTACATTGACTCCATGTCGGCCGTGCCCAACCTGGAGCTCTGCAACGACGAGCTCTTCGCCGACCTCTTCAACAGCAACCACAAGCCCGAGCGGGGCGGGGACTACGGCGAGTACTTGCCGCCGGGCGGCGGCGCCGGCCGCGACCCCGCCAAGGACCTCGGCGCTGCCATGAGCACCCTGCTGGGCGCCGAGCCCCGCACCGCCTCCTcgtcctcctcctcttcctcctcctcctcctcttcctcctcccgcGGCGCGCTGAAGCAGGAGCCGGACTGGAGCGACAGCGACCTGTCCTCCTCGCTGCTGCCGTCGCAGATCGCCACCTGCGCGCAGACCATCATGAACCTGAGCGGGCAGCCCACGCCGCCCACCTCGCCCGAGCCGCCGGGCAGCAGCTCCCCGTCCAGCTGCAGCACCCGCTCGCCGGGCCCCGCGGCGCCCCAGCAGGGCGTCCCTGCCCCGCCGGCCCCCGCCGGGAAGGAGCGGGCCGGCAAGAAGTGCGTGGACAGGTTCAGCCCCGAGTACCGGCAGCGCCGGGAGCGCAACAACATCGCCGTGCGCAAGAGCCGCGACAAGGCGAAGCGGCGCAACCAGGAGatgcagcagaagctgctggagcTCTCGGCCGAGAACGAGAAGCTGCACAAGAAGATCGAGCAGCTCACCCGGGACTTGACCAGCCTCCGGCACTTCTTCAAGCAGCTGCCCAGCgcctccttcctgcagcccGGCTCGGGCACCGACTGCCGGTAA